A part of Flavobacteriaceae bacterium GSB9 genomic DNA contains:
- a CDS encoding ribonuclease Z, whose protein sequence is MKLTILGCYSATPRTLNNTTSQVLEINNHMFLIDCGEGTQVQLRRHKIKFNRIKHIFISHLHGDHFFGLVGLISTFRLLTREADLHIYGPKGIKEVVTLQMKLADSWTNYNLIFHELTSKESELIFEDDKVEVRTIPLNHRVYTNGYLFKEKEGLRKLDVKAAEKANINVAYYRKLTQGFDVENEDGVVIKNETVTYPGPKPKSYAFCSDTKYKEDIVPLIKNTDVLYHESTFLNEHEHLAVKTKHSTAQQAATIAKKANIKTLVLGHYSTRYASLKYFKEEAQEVFESVQLAEDGKTFEF, encoded by the coding sequence ATGAAATTAACCATTTTAGGCTGTTACAGTGCCACACCACGAACTTTAAACAATACCACGTCCCAAGTTTTAGAAATCAATAACCATATGTTTTTAATTGATTGTGGTGAAGGTACACAAGTGCAATTGCGCAGACATAAAATTAAATTCAATCGTATCAAACACATTTTTATATCGCATTTGCACGGTGATCATTTTTTCGGACTGGTGGGGTTAATTTCAACGTTTCGCTTGCTCACGCGAGAGGCCGATTTGCATATTTATGGCCCTAAAGGCATAAAGGAAGTTGTAACGCTTCAGATGAAATTAGCAGATTCGTGGACTAATTATAATCTGATTTTTCATGAGCTGACTTCAAAAGAATCAGAACTTATTTTTGAAGATGACAAAGTAGAAGTGCGTACCATTCCTCTAAATCACAGGGTATATACCAATGGTTACCTATTTAAGGAAAAGGAAGGTTTGAGAAAGCTTGACGTAAAGGCTGCTGAAAAGGCCAATATCAACGTGGCCTATTACCGTAAACTCACCCAAGGCTTTGATGTTGAAAATGAAGATGGCGTAGTTATAAAAAACGAAACGGTAACATATCCAGGGCCAAAGCCAAAAAGCTATGCTTTTTGTAGCGATACGAAGTACAAAGAAGATATTGTACCGCTAATTAAAAACACCGATGTATTATATCATGAGTCTACGTTTTTAAACGAGCATGAGCATTTGGCTGTGAAAACTAAACATTCAACAGCACAACAAGCCGCTACTATTGCAAAAAAAGCTAACATTAAAACCTTGGTTCTTGGTCATTATTCAACGCGATATGCTAGCTTAAAATACTTTAAAGAAGAGGCTCAAGAAGTTTTTGAAAGTGTACAATTGGCTGAAGATGGAAAAACCTTTGAATTTTAA
- the pyrR gene encoding bifunctional pyr operon transcriptional regulator/uracil phosphoribosyltransferase PyrR yields the protein MSQKVLLNAKEVNIILHRLACQLIEKHNDFNDTVLIGLQPRGVFLADRLAKILREDYKVKNIQLGYLDITFFRDDFRRGDKPLEANKTNINFLVEDKNIVFIDDVLYTGRSIRAALTAIQSFGRPNEIELLTLIDRRFSRHLPIQPDYRGRQVDVINEEKVKVNWEEHDKEDSVYLIEK from the coding sequence ATGAGTCAAAAAGTTTTACTTAACGCAAAAGAGGTAAACATCATTCTTCACCGTTTGGCTTGTCAACTTATTGAAAAACACAACGACTTTAACGATACCGTTTTAATTGGTTTGCAACCTCGTGGCGTGTTTTTAGCCGATAGATTAGCGAAAATTTTAAGGGAAGATTATAAAGTTAAAAATATCCAATTGGGATATTTAGACATTACCTTTTTTAGAGACGATTTTAGGCGTGGCGATAAACCACTTGAAGCCAACAAAACAAACATAAATTTTTTGGTTGAGGATAAAAACATTGTTTTTATTGATGATGTTCTGTACACTGGTCGCAGTATCAGGGCGGCCTTAACGGCTATTCAATCATTTGGTAGACCAAATGAAATTGAACTATTAACACTTATAGACCGTCGTTTTAGCAGGCATTTGCCCATTCAACCAGATTACAGGGGGCGACAGGTAGATGTAATTAATGAAGAAAAAGTTAAAGTGAACTGGGAAGAACACGATAAGGAAGATTCGGTTTACTTAATTGAAAAATAA
- a CDS encoding aspartate carbamoyltransferase catalytic subunit has translation MSELSVDHLLGIKYLNQKDIQLIFETADHFKEVINRPIKKVPSLRDITIANLFFENSTRTKLSFELAEKRLSADVLNFSSAQSSVKKGETLIDTVNNILSMKVDMVVMRHPNPGAGVFLSKHINARIINAGDGAHEHPTQALLDSYSIREKLGEVKGKKVVIVGDILHSRVALSNIFALQLQGAEVMVCGPKTLLPKYIGNLGVKVETDLRKALNWCDVANMLRVQNERMDISYFPSTREYTQQFGVSKELLDSLDKEITIMHPGPINRGVEITSDVADSNQSIILDQVQNGVAVRMAVIYLLASKIKQ, from the coding sequence ATGAGCGAATTAAGTGTAGATCACTTATTAGGGATAAAATATCTTAATCAAAAAGATATTCAACTTATTTTTGAAACAGCTGATCACTTTAAGGAAGTGATTAATAGACCCATTAAAAAAGTACCGTCGCTTAGAGATATTACAATAGCTAATCTATTTTTTGAAAACTCTACCCGTACTAAACTATCGTTCGAGTTGGCAGAGAAACGCCTATCGGCCGATGTGTTGAATTTTTCGTCGGCGCAGTCTTCAGTAAAAAAGGGAGAAACGCTTATCGATACGGTAAATAATATCCTTTCGATGAAAGTCGATATGGTAGTCATGCGGCATCCCAATCCTGGCGCAGGCGTATTTTTGTCAAAACACATCAATGCACGAATTATCAATGCTGGTGATGGTGCGCATGAACACCCCACACAAGCCTTGCTTGATTCTTATTCCATTCGGGAAAAATTAGGCGAAGTTAAAGGAAAAAAAGTGGTGATTGTTGGCGATATTTTGCACAGTAGGGTAGCGCTGTCAAACATTTTTGCCTTGCAGTTGCAAGGAGCAGAGGTGATGGTATGTGGCCCTAAAACACTATTGCCAAAATACATTGGAAATCTTGGTGTAAAGGTTGAAACCGATTTGCGTAAAGCCCTAAATTGGTGCGATGTAGCTAATATGCTCCGTGTTCAAAATGAGCGTATGGACATTAGTTATTTTCCATCCACACGCGAGTACACCCAGCAGTTTGGGGTAAGCAAAGAATTATTGGATTCTTTAGATAAAGAGATTACCATAATGCACCCTGGACCAATAAATAGAGGTGTTGAGATAACCAGTGACGTTGCCGATTCAAACCAATCTATTATATTAGATCAAGTGCAAAATGGTGTTGCCGTTAGGATGGCCGTTATTTATTTACTGGCTTCAAAAATAAAACAGTAG
- a CDS encoding ribonuclease Z: MIIDQNENVSIITQEKATVVELVRNLQNNYAKLKNSNIIVVLTSLNTLGLSDIVEFLQISNTHRASKQSFVIVTNKIDLDSAPDEIVVVPTLQEAYDIIDMEEMERDLGF, translated from the coding sequence ATGATTATAGACCAAAACGAAAATGTTTCTATCATTACGCAAGAAAAGGCTACAGTGGTAGAATTGGTAAGAAATCTTCAGAATAATTACGCAAAGCTTAAAAACAGTAACATTATAGTTGTGTTAACGTCTTTAAATACCTTAGGGTTAAGCGATATCGTAGAGTTTTTGCAAATTTCTAATACGCACCGAGCATCAAAACAATCTTTTGTTATTGTAACCAATAAAATAGATTTAGATAGTGCTCCTGATGAAATTGTTGTCGTGCCCACTTTGCAGGAGGCTTATGACATTATAGATATGGAAGAAATGGAGCGCGATTTAGGATTTTAA
- a CDS encoding DUF3291 domain-containing protein — protein sequence MSNSHLAQVNIAERLASMDDPIMQDFVKNVDRINAIADNSPGFIWRLKDEDKEEAVRVFNNDKLLINISVWETPEALFNYIYKSNHIKVLKRKKEWFNKVKMAHMAFWFVPAGYNPTFQDAKNRLDYLNKHGETPFAFSFKSKFTIHDSLNYKQLTI from the coding sequence ATGAGTAATAGCCATCTTGCACAAGTAAATATAGCAGAGCGTTTAGCGTCTATGGACGACCCCATAATGCAAGATTTTGTTAAAAATGTTGATCGGATAAATGCCATAGCCGATAACAGCCCAGGATTTATTTGGCGTCTGAAAGACGAAGATAAAGAAGAGGCCGTTCGTGTTTTTAATAACGATAAATTACTGATAAACATATCTGTTTGGGAAACTCCTGAAGCTTTATTTAACTACATTTATAAATCCAACCACATTAAAGTTTTAAAACGTAAAAAAGAATGGTTTAATAAAGTTAAGATGGCACATATGGCGTTTTGGTTCGTTCCCGCGGGTTATAATCCTACTTTTCAAGATGCCAAAAACCGACTGGATTACCTAAACAAACATGGAGAAACACCTTTTGCTTTTTCGTTTAAAAGTAAATTTACTATTCATGATTCATTAAACTATAAACAGCTTACAATATGA